The Lathyrus oleraceus cultivar Zhongwan6 chromosome 5, CAAS_Psat_ZW6_1.0, whole genome shotgun sequence genome includes the window GTTTACCTTGTTAGTCCTCTAATGCTTTGGCAAACCCCTATTCGTTGCTTGCCCTGTAAATCCTCTCGTGTGTAGGCcaatcatttcataatcattgttcgtcttataagacctctcgtgcttagaTGAATCTCTTGCCTTATACATCCTCTTGTGTGTAGGCCAATCATTTCATAATAGTTAttcgtcttataagacctctcgtgcttagacgAATCTCTTGCCTTATAAATCCTCTTGTGTGTATGCcaatcatttcataatcattgttcatcttataagacctctcgtgcttaTACGAATCTCTTGCCTTATAAATCCTCTCATGTGTAGGCcaatcatttcataatcattgttcgtcttataagacctctcgtgcttagacgAAACTCTTGCCTTATAAATCCTCTCGTGTATAGGACAATCATATCTCATTTGTCACTATGGTTGATTACCATCATTGGTTAATGCCACGTCCTTCCTTGTTAAGAAACCTATCTTTCCTCTTGACAATCAATCTCATTCCCTTTTGTTTCAGCtgtagtaggctgaactacgattgctctgattttctcattgcaggatgagaatacgtaggcatgagggttcgaatcctccgtgagcatacttatttattacTTCTGCCTTAGGGAATTTCCTCCATTCATCTCCATGGATTATTAATCACGTCCTACATTCATATgctaccttcattcacttcatgtgatatacctgTTATCTctgagccaaatacattatctCTTTGAGCTCCATTTTCCATTCCCTTGTGAATCAAGAGCTAATTTGTTTGTCTTGTTAGTCCTCTTGTTGCTTAGACGAACATCTCCTTACTTACTTTGCAGTTGTATACAGGCAACCATTTCTTTCTGGTTATTCCAATATAGTGACACCATGCCTTAGACCTCTtacttgttggttcataccagttttactcttgggttcatattccactccttgttggagttcaaacaacattatcctttggtttagaccatactttgatcactattcttttcatctcccacgactagttctttgaactacggagtTCTGAATTCttcattgcactatgaggatacgtaggcatgagggccctaatcctcaccgagcactttatctatttcttttccttttccccgttcttttgcgagtaatctttagatatcacacttattcgagcaagaacaatcaaaatggttcccatggagtaccatggatgttagaggtgttaataccttccccttgcataaccgacttccttacccaacatatctctttcccccgggttttatcgatgttttccctttctttcgggaataaataaagttcgatggctactctgttgtatgttcgagcgtaCGATACGCTCAGGTATATTAATGCCACTTGTCTCATATCCAAACACCCATCGTCGGTGTCGCCACCAGAGACATCGGCTCCGGGACCGGGTCCGAGGGCGTGGGTGTTGGCGTAGAGGTGTTAGTGGCAGCTTGTAGACGACACTTGATTATTTAGGCTACTCGCGACGCTATATGGTGGCGCACCGACGACCGACATTGTTGTTGTTTTTATCGTTGCTGgtgtttgaattttgaattcggGAAATGACAACACTTTGGAAAGTGTTATGGAATAAAAATAGACAGCTCCTTAAAAGTGTTGCTATAGGCCAAACAATACAATTCTTGGTAAACATGTTATTTCATCGAGGGTCGCAACCTTGTGAAACAACACTAACTTGACCTATAAATTAGTCATTCCAAATTCAGAAAGCACACAATAAAAACATACATCTTCTTCACTAAAATTCCAGATACTCTTCCTTACATCTGAGTTTTCATCACTCTTGTAAAAACTCGATTGTAAACTGAATTATTCTGATATTCTTGCGTTTCAACTCTAAAACATTTTAAAATACTTAAAAtactttttaaaaaaataatttcGTTCACGATTCAAACATGGATCTATTCGATCTAAAAAATCTAAAATATTTATCTAACAAACTACCTACCAAAATAAATAATGTGATTAAAAAAACCTCATGTTCCCTGAATATAAAACACATAATATAATGGTATCATGTCTCTTGAGACAACTATAGTGTGTGTTTTAAACTAACAACTTAATTGACTTAATTAACATACCTTTAAAAACACTTAATTAAGCACTTATTAATAATATATATGTTCCTTAGTACAAGCAAATTTTGATAATAAAGTGTAAATAAATTATTCCAAATTCATCCAAAAATCAAACATAATGTCATTTTTACTGTCTATTATGCAAATTCGTTTCACAAGTACTTATAATTTATGAAAATGTATTTAAAATATAAACCAATTACAATTCATATTTAAAACATATATGTATAATAGTAATATTATTAATACTAGTGTGCATATTACTATATATTAATGCCAAAAACATAACTTCATTGACATGAAAAAACCATATCAATCAAATCCATCTCCTTCTTAACTTCAACTCCAAACAAAGATTCCATAACCTCTTCCTCAGCATCAGAATGTTTTTTTCCTTCCATAATTTGCACATCATCCAACAGAGAATCAATACTACACCCATCTTGAAACAAACTCTCATCGAAACAAAAATCCGGAACATCATCAAAATCACAACTTGGTACCAAACACTCATGATCACTTGGACAAAACTGTTCAGCTTTCTGAGACTGAGACTGAACTgatattattgttgttgtgtCTTTGTTGGTATTGTTTTTCATAACACTAACATTAGTTGAAGATTTTTTTCTATAATCTTTTGGAGGGTTTTTGTCTAAGTTCAAGCTTTTGATATATTCTTGTAGAAGGTTTCCTCTAGGGTATTTCGATCGACACTTTCTTTTCGAATATTGTCTTCTCTTTGTTGCATTCCAATGGTTTTTGATTGAGTTTTCAGTTCTTCCTGGTAACTTCTTAGCTATCTCTGCCCATTTGTTTCCTATCTCTCCATGAGCTTTGATCAGTATTCTATCCTCTTCCTCACTCCATATGTCCTTCTTCAATAAGAAACATGTGTCAGCATCCGACACAGACACAAGACTGACACATTTGATTATCTTcaatatatttattttttcaaattattactTAATATCGTATAAATGTAAGCGTCCGTGTCTGTGTTTCATAGATTTTAATTGAATGTAGAAAAAAAAACTTATGATAAATAAATATGTAATGTACCTTAATATCAGGTCTTAGATGATTATGCCATCGCTCTCGACATTGTTTTCCGATTCTACCGGGCAACATCTGAGCAATACGAGACCATTTTCTCAAACCATTCTGTTCAACTAGCTGAATCAACAACCTGTTTTTGCATGCATGTAAAAATTAATAACTAATATATAATGAAGAGAGAAAAAAAAAGTTTTATATTTTTATGTACGTAACGTACCCATCTTCTTCTACTGTCCATTGTCCTTTTACAACGTTGGAATTCTTACGAATTTTTCTTGAGATAGGACATGCTTTGTTGTTTCTGTTCATGCCAAATCTTTTGTAATATTTCATTGAAGGAATGCATGAAACTTCATCTGGTGCAACAAAGTTCAAAGGCTTTGTTTCTTGAGGAATATTAATATTAAAGGGAAAATAGTTACTTTGGTTTGTAACCATCGTTTCGACTTGGTTATTCTTATGAGAAAGATTGTTCAAGACATAACCTCCATGAAGAAAATTGTCCATAACAAAAGCATGACCATTACTATTACCAATATTATTCTCCACAAATGGATTGAAATCATTATCAACATATGAAAAGTTATCACTAGGATCAAAGTTTTGGACCCCGGAAATAGGATTGAAAAAGGTACCATTTACGTTAAATTTATCAATGTGATTAAAATCTTGTAAGAATCCATGAGATGGAGGAACACTGAAAGGATACTCGTGATTTTTCATGTTGGGTTTGAAGTGAAAATTTTCTGCAAACTTTGTCTCGAGATCCATGGACATAAAGTGTAACAGAAAATAATGTTTTTTTGTCACACTTATGTTACGAGTTACCTTGTTTGGTTCCCTAAATAGGAGAGAAATATTGGAAGCATTTAATTACTAAGGATTGATTCACATATCTTAACTTAACCAAAAGGTTAAAATTACCATAGTAATCTTACATTATGTTTAATTTTAATGCCTAAGTTGGTAACGTTTATGAATTAATAAGTACAATTATAATTTTGGGTGTTATATTATTTACATACTAGTACATAATTATTATGATCAATGCTTGGAGAAGTAGAATTAAGGCTTAAATTCAGTTTTGACTTAAGTTTTTTAATGTTTCATTTAAGTTCTTAATTTTTATTTCTTTAGGCAACTTTAGTCTCTGTTGATTTTTGATAGTATTTTGTTGAGTtgccaaaacacatcaaagtTTTGGGATTGAGTTGGATCAAATTTTATCAAAATTAAAATTCAAACTAATGGACAGTCTTTAATTTAATTTTGTTGTTCAACTCGTACTTTTAAAATAAACCAATTGAACCGTCTCTAGATTTGGTTAAATTTGCGATTATGGAtaaaaagtaattttaaaatcTTAAATATAATTCATCATTAAATATTTAAAACTTCTTTCacaattcaaataaaaatttAAAGGATAAAAAATACAGGTCTTAAACCGAATCATTTTAATCTTAATAAATATCTAACTTATAACGAATTCCGAGCTATCAGTCTATAAACAAAAATTTATTTATTATcttttataaaattaaaaattaaaaaatcttataatattatatatatatatatatatatatatatatatatatatatatatatatatatatatatatatatatatatatatatatatatatatattactttaAATATAATTCATTTTAAGTATTATATTAATTTTAAGATATTATAACATATTTTTAAATATTGTACAAGTTTATGTACAAATCTAAATATGTTCTCAATAATATATAAATATCTAACCTAACACAAACTTATAGAATGTGAGTAAGTTCTGAAGTGAAATGtgaaataattaaatattaatttgaTTTAGTAATgtataatatttaattttaaaataataaatattatataaGAGATAAAATTTAGTGAAATAAGACTATTCATTGTGTTATTTTTTAATGAAATAATATAATCATTAAATATCGAAGGTAGGTTATATAAGATGACCTTAATAGATAATGGATATTTTAAGATTCGACTAAAAAAACTCTTATAAAATTTGAGCTCTGATTTTCGAATTTTAAGTCATATTTTTTATTAGATTTGGTGAATCAATTTAATGAGCTATTCTATTTTGATGACTTTAGTAAAAAAATGTTAATTTAAGTAAAAAATAATGTGAGTCATTTGAAATATATTCTAAAGAGGAGGCGTCAGCTTGAGTGGCGCATGCATTTGCTACCTCATGAAGAGGCGTCAATGCCTCTGGCGCATGGCTTTTGGCTCATGAAGTGGTGTCAATGTCTCTGGTACCTACATGTCGCC containing:
- the LOC127080065 gene encoding transcription factor MYB98; this encodes MDLETKFAENFHFKPNMKNHEYPFSVPPSHGFLQDFNHIDKFNVNGTFFNPISGVQNFDPSDNFSYVDNDFNPFVENNIGNSNGHAFVMDNFLHGGYVLNNLSHKNNQVETMVTNQSNYFPFNINIPQETKPLNFVAPDEVSCIPSMKYYKRFGMNRNNKACPISRKIRKNSNVVKGQWTVEEDGLLIQLVEQNGLRKWSRIAQMLPGRIGKQCRERWHNHLRPDIKKDIWSEEEDRILIKAHGEIGNKWAEIAKKLPGRTENSIKNHWNATKRRQYSKRKCRSKYPRGNLLQEYIKSLNLDKNPPKDYRKKSSTNVSVMKNNTNKDTTTIISVQSQSQKAEQFCPSDHECLVPSCDFDDVPDFCFDESLFQDGCSIDSLLDDVQIMEGKKHSDAEEEVMESLFGVEVKKEMDLIDMVFSCQ